The stretch of DNA CTTGAACATGCTCAGAACGCGTGCCGCGTATATTAATAATCCTCAAAATgcgttgccaaaaaaaaaaacaaagcggaattgtttataaataaacgaACTTGATTTCTTGTCCGGTGGGCGAATGCATAATTTgatatgcaaatttatttcaaatactCGATTTAGGTAAAATGCCAGCTGATTATGGCCGAGGTGACGAGAGTTTCGCCTCCGTGGTGATTTCCAGGTGCTCGATCAAGTGCCTCACAGCCTGGGTGCGAATTCCCCTGCCGGTGGTTTCTTTGGCCAGTCGCTTAGTGCGCCTTCCTCCGCCACGAGCGGCGGGTTTTGGCTCTGTGGAATGGCGCTTGATGGCGTCGAGGAAGGGCATGGCCGGATTCAGCTCGGGATAACTGATAATTATATTGACGGCGGCCGGCGGTGCTTCCGGCTGCGTTTGCGGCTGAGTGGAGGCCTTCTTGGGCGGAGTGCTGAACGGATCTCCCTTGGGCTTCATTTTAGGAGGAGTCTGTACACTGGCGGGCAGTAGGggaatttctatttttccctGCCAACTAGGAATCGAGGGAATCTTCAACGGAGCCACTTCCTGCTTAACTTTTAGCTTGGGAGGAGTCTTTAGTTTGGTTACTTCCTGCTTGCTTATCACAGCTTTTGAGGGTTCCCTCTGTTTGGGAATGTCTTCCTCTAGGAAGCTCAAGTCCGGTAGCTCCATTTCCGGGCAGGGCTTTACTTCTAGAGGCTCAGGAGAGAGATTCAAACTAAATTCAGGAGGATCTGTGGCCGGAG from Drosophila takahashii strain IR98-3 E-12201 chromosome 2R, DtakHiC1v2, whole genome shotgun sequence encodes:
- the LOC108060599 gene encoding pinin translates to MRHSGASTSTEFSGHATHGMEQLQPGDACLECQSLGRNHKLRFFYINLEEQLLKCESRSCLWPHNDEVSSDEEQDLVPSNSLSVQESVNLSPRESAPSPEPSPDNDDEFILELLQQLAPATDPPEFSLNLSPEPLEVKPCPEMELPDLSFLEEDIPKQREPSKAVISKQEVTKLKTPPKLKVKQEVAPLKIPSIPSWQGKIEIPLLPASVQTPPKMKPKGDPFSTPPKKASTQPQTQPEAPPAAVNIIISYPELNPAMPFLDAIKRHSTEPKPAARGGGRRTKRLAKETTGRGIRTQAVRHLIEHLEITTEAKLSSPRP